Below is a window of Kiritimatiellia bacterium DNA.
GTCGTACTGCATGAAGACATCGTTCCATATTTCAAAATATTTTCCGCAGGAGCATCCCGGGCGGCAGGCGGCGCCGCAAGGAGGCCGGCCGGTGTCCACGAACATTTCGGTGTCGGGCCCGCACGGGCCGGTCTGCCCGGCCGGTCCCCACCAGTTGTCTTCCATCGGCAGGAACAATATGTGGGAGGCGGCGACGCCGGCGCTTTTCCAGATGGCGGCGGATTCTTCGTCGCGGGCAACCGATTCGTTGCCGGCAAAGACGGTGATGAAAATCTGCTCGGGCCGGAAATCCAGGCCCTGCGGAGAGGTTAAAAATTCAAAAGACCAGGCAATGGCTTCTTCCTTGAAATAATCGCCGAGCGACCAGTTGCCGAGCATTTCAAAAAAGGTGAGGTGGGAAGAATCTCCGACCGCATCAATGTCGCCGGTGCGGATGCATTTCTGGACGTTGCACAGCCGCTTGCCGGCCGGGTGCGGCTCGCCCAGCAGGTAAGGAACAAGCGGGTGCATGCCGGCGGTGGTGAAAAGGACTGTGGGATCGTTCTGGGGGATCAGCGAGCTGCCGGAAATCAGGGCGTGTCCCTTGCCCTTGAAAAAATCAAAAAAAAGATTTCTTAATTCGTTGGCGGTTAAAGCGCGCATAGTTAGGGGGGGCAGCCGGAAGCCGGAACTATTCTTACAGCGGCATGGCTTTTATTTTTGCCTGCACCAGTGAAACCAGTTTCTTTTCAAGGTCCGGATTGGTTTTGACCAGCTCCACGGCCGCGTCGCGCCCCTGCCCGAGGTGTTCGCCTTCCAGCGAAAGCCATGAGCCGCGTTTATCCAGAACGTTGTGTTGAATGGCGGCGTCCACCACGGAGCCGGCCCAGGAAATTCCCTCGGCGTAAAGAATGTCAAATTCGGCTTCCATGAACGGCGGGGCCACTTTGTTCTTGACCACTTTCACCTTGGTGTGATTGCCGATGATTTTCCCGACGGCATCCTTGATCAATCCTATTTTACGGATGTCAAGCCGGACCGAGGCGTAAAATTTAAGGGCTTTGCCGCCGGGAGTCGTTTCCGGGTTGCCGAACATCACCCCGATCTTTTCGCGCAGCTGGTTGGTGAAAACACAGCAGGTCTTTGAGCTGGAAATGACGGCTGTCAGCTTGCGCATGGCCTGTGACATGAGCCGCGCCTGCAATCCCATCTGCGGGTCGCCCATTTCGCCCTCAATTTCGGCGCGGGGCGTCAGGGCGGCGACCGAATCAATCACAACCACGTCCATGGCGTTGCTGCGGATAAGCGTTTCGGCGATGGTCAGGGCCTCTTCGCCCGAGGAGGGCTGGGAAACCAGCAGGTCGTCAATGTTGACCCCGATTTTTTTCGCGTAGAGTGGGTCCATGGCGTGCTCGGCGTCAATGAAGGCCGCGACCCCTCCGTTTTTCTGGGCGTTGGCGATGACGTGCAGGGTCAGCGTGGTTTTACCGGAGGATTCCGGCCCGAATATTTCTACAACCCGCCCGCGCGGCAGACCGCCGACGCCCAGGGCAAGGTCCAGGGAAAAAGAGCCGGTGGAAATGCACTGCACGGCGACTTTCGTGCTGGCGTCGCCCAAACGCATGATGGCGCCTTCGCCAAATTCCTTTTGAATCTGGGCGAGCACGCCATCCAGGATGGCGGACGTTTTTTTAACGGCACCGGTGTCTTCCGTCTTAGTCTTTTTTTCAGCCATGTTTTGCCTCTTTCGGTTTGTCAGCCGTTTTCTTTTGCATCAGGATTTTTATGCCGTCGCCTTCCATGAGGATTGACTCCGTCCGGTAGATTTCAAGGTTGTCAGCATTATACTCGGGTTTAAGTTTCACTTTTAAAAACCAGAGATCTGCTATTTTCACTCTTTTTGAAAGACCAATATCCATTCCCTCTGCATCACATTGTATAAACCATAAATCAATTTATCCACATTGATTATCAACCTCATGCCAAGCTTGCCCATTGTTTTTATGCAATTATCAACGGTGCGGACTTCGGCGCCGTTAGAGGTAACGTTTCCAAGGACAATACACGCTTTGGATGCAGGTTTTAAAACCCGGGCCATTTCGGAATACGCATTCCGCATGTCTTCTTCATAAATCTCAAACCTTTTCATGCCGGAACCTCTTACCCCGATAAAATCTTCCTTGATTCGGTTTAAATCATAACCAAGCGCCTCAAGCGAATGAGAGTCATTTTCCACATAGTTCAGCGCGATGGAATAAGGGGGGGAGGTGATAATTCCATTAACGGAAGAGTCCGGCAACGGCAATTTTCTTGCATCGGCAATGCTAACTTCCGCCGGCGTCGGCGTCAATCCGATTTCATCGCAGCCTTCTTTCATCAGGCGGATGCTTTGTAACATCTTATTGCGGTTTTGAGCTATTTTCTCAAAATAATTTTCGCCGCGCCTTTTCTCGTCGCTTTTAGCAATCATCCTTGACAGAAGTTCAAAGGATTTACACGGATTCTTATAAATTTTTTGAATATCCTCCTCGCGGGTTAACAGCTCGTCAGGAGGCTCGCTTGCGAGAGCAAATCCCCCATATTGTTCCTCAAGTTCCTCCAAGTGGTGAATAGAGTTGGCTTTTACTTTCCCGATCAGAACGCAGAGCGGGGAAATATCGTAACATATGGTTTTCAGATTCAGTAAGGCTCCCTCGACCGCGGTTGTTCCGCTCCCTGAAAAAGGGTCTAAAAGTGTATCGTCTTTTTCCAAGCCGATTATATTAGCCATAGCTCTGACCAACTGCGGGTGATACTTGCCCTTGTAAGGATAAAACCAGTGAGTTATATATTGATTGAAAGCCCGGGTAATATTTTTTTTTGTCAGAATTGAATAATCCGATTTTTTTTCACCGGCAGAGGCAACATAAGCCGTCCTGCTCAAGAGGCGATCTATATCGGTATTGCTATTCACGCTGAAAGACCGGTAATCTTCAAGCAGTTTAAAATTTCCTGAAAGTTTCCCGATTTCCAGCGAGGCCAAATGCAGTTCATAAACGAACTGCATATTGTTCATGAGCCTTAAAATATGTTCTTTCATGAGAAAAAAATTATTCCTGTCATCATTCCGCAATCGTAACCGGCGTGCCGGCGGGCACAATGAGGAACAGTTCCTCCACGTCGGTATTGATCATGCGGATACAACCATCGCTGAGCTGTTTGCCGATGGTATCCGGCTCCCATGTGCCGTGGATGCCGTAACCGCGCACCTTGGGGGTTTCGCCGGTGGGGATCAGCGACATCCACCGGGTGCCCAGCACGTTTTCCTTGTCGCCGAAGGGGATCATTCTGCCGTCCGGCCGCCACCAGGGCGGTTCCGCTATTTTATCCGAAATTACAAAAGTACCCGCCGGCGTGGTTCCGAATTTGCCGGTGCCGACCGGGTAACGCTTTAAGAAACGGTCATTGGCCGTCAGCAGGAGATTGTTTTTTGTTTTACTGACGACAATCGCAAGTCTGGCATGGAATATCCGCAGCCGGTCGCCGGGATGGATCATTTTACCCCGGAGCGAGTTGCATTTTTGGATGAGCTGCACGGTTGTCCCGTTCTTCTTCGCCAGCCTTTCCAGGGTGTCGCCGCTTTGAACGACATATTCGGTTTTTTCCGGCATCGGCGCGGGCGAGAGGAGCAGGCCGATGTTGATCCGGCCGAGCATTTCTTCCGCCTCGCCGATTGTTTCCGGACCGGCGGCATTCTGCAACAGTTCATAGCACGTTTCCCGCGCCAGCGCGAAGTTGTTGCTGGCAAGCATGGTTTTAACGGCCCCCAGTATGCCGGCCGCCGCCTGATCGCCGGCGTTTGGCTGCGCGGGCTGGATGGTTGCTGTTGTCCTGGCCGACGGACGGAAGGGAACAACGGCATAATAAACTACGACAGCAATAATCGCCACGGCCAAAAGCGCCAACAGCGGCATTAAATAGCGGGGACGGTCCTGACTGCCCATGAGGGTCAAATTGTCTTTAAAATTCGGATCAAGCGCCATGTTTTCACCCTGTAAATAAATCGCGCTTCCGGGCCGCGCGGAATGTTTAAGACGCGGGTTGCATCACAACGCGGAATATTACAAATACCAGTCCGGATTTGCAATAAGAAAGCGTTCCCTGCCGCGTTTGCGGCCCGGATGCGGACGTTTCCCGGCGGCGTTTTCCGAATTGATCGGGCTGCGGGGGAGAAAAAAACGCGCCACGGAAAACCGTGGCGCGTTTTGCATGTGCCTTGAACCTGGCGCATAATTCGCCCGGCCGCGGCAAAAAGATTTATCCGCCAATAAGCTTTTTGGCGATATCGGCGGCGGATGCGGCGTCCGGAGCATAGCCGTCAGCGCCGATTTCATCCGCGAAGGCCTGGGTCACCGGCGCGCCGCCGACGATGACTTTCACCTTGCCGGCCAGGCCGCCCGCCTTGACCGATTCAACCACTGTTTTCATATTCGTCATGGTGGTCGTGAGGAGCGCCGAGGCGCCGATCACGTTGGCGTCGTTTTCCCTGGCCAACTGCACCATTTTATCCGGCTCAACGTTGATGCCGGCGTCCACGACCTTGAAACCCGCGCCTTCCAGCATCATGCAGACGAGGTTTTTGCCGATGTCGTGCAGGTCGCCCTTGACGGTTCCCATGACAACGGTGCCGATGGGTTTTACCCCGGCTTGTATGAGGAGAGGTTTCAGCGTTTCCATGCCGGCTTTCATGGCCCGGGCGGCGATGAGCACCTCCGGAACATAAACTTCATTTTTTTTGAAGCGTTCGCCGATGTTCCCCATGCCTGCCAGCAGTCCCTTGTTAAGGATGTCAGCCGGGTTGACGTTTTCCTTGATCGCCTTTTCAACGAGTTCCTTCACTTCCTTGGCCTTGCCTTTGATCAGATTTTCGCTGATTTGCTCTAAAATGGCCATGTCATCTCCTTATGTTATTGGTTAAGCGTTGGACATGCCCAGCGCTTGCATTGGAAAAGAGCATATACATCCGCGCTTTAAGTTCTAGACAAATAATGCTTTCTTTATAACAATATTGCTGTATTTTTTTAAAACGACGGCAATATTCCGCTTTTTACCGTTTTTTGGAATATAATTTTATGACAATGCTACCATGGGAAATTGCGCGGCGGGTTTCCGCCCGCTATTTCAAAGCCTTTAAACTGCGCCCCCTTTTTATCAATGTTAACGGAGAAATTATTTCTGAAGCCCGGAAAAAGAGAATAACCGCGGACCGCCTGCCGGTTTCGCCCCAGACCAACGCCTTCAGCCTGCAGGAAGCAATCCGCTGGGGCGAGCCGTTCGTTTTTTATCCCGTCCGGGGCGTCGTCAACTGGGTCGCGGCGCTGGTGGACCAGCGCCATGTCCGCGGCGGACTGCTCGGAGGCGAAGTTCTGACCGCCGGGGTTAACCGGAAAGAAATCAGCAGCCATCTGATTGCGCAGGGGCTTGCCCCGGCGCTGGCAGAAAATATTACGGCGCGCCTGAAAGTCTGGCCGGCCGCCCGCATCAAGCAGGCCGCTATTTTTCTGCAGGAAACTTTTTACCGGACCAGCGGCTGGAAGCCGGTCCTGCTTGAAGAAAACCGGCTCAAGGCCCTCCAGCAGCGCCATATCTCCGAGGCGATGGATGAATATAAAAAAAACGGCCAGACCGGATACTCCGTTGACAAAGAGCGCATGTTGCTGGCGCTTATCAGGGCCGGAGACCAGAACGGCGCCCGCAAGGTATTGAATGAAATGCTGGGCGCCATGTACCTGCTTTCCACGAAACTGGCCGTTCTGCGCGCCCGGGCGATTGAGCTGATGGGCTATCTCACCCGGGCGGCGGTTGAAGACAGTCCCACCCTTGAGCCGCTCATTGAGCGCAATCACCGGTGGATGCGGAAACTTATCGTGGCGCCTGATTTTGAGACCCTTTCGCACGTTCTCATGCAGGCCCTGGACGATTTCATGCACGGCATTTACGCCCGCGGTTTCAACTGTTATCATCCGCACGTCGGCCGCATTCTTGATTATGTGGCCCTGCATTACAGCGAGGATTTGTCGCTGAAACAGGTCGCCGCCGGGGCCGGCATAAGCGTTTCGCGCGCCGCGCACCTTGTGAAACAGCACACCGGCAAAACGATCTGGCAGCATTTGATGCGCATGCGCATCGCCCGGGCGCGCCAGATGCTTGAAAACACAAACGAACAGTGCGACCAGATCGCGCTCTCCGTCGGGTTCTGCGACCAGAGCTATTTTACCAAACATTTCCGGCGCCTGACCGGCACCACGCCCGTCCATTACCGCCGCTCGCTTTCCGGCGTAACGCCGGAAAAGAATCAGCGCATCTCCGTCGCGCAGGCGCCGCCGGCCGGGCGGTAGTTGCAACGAACGTTCGGGCGGGCGGTAACGACATCGGCACGGACAAATCCGGGAGACGCTTGGAAATCATCAGCGTGGCCATGCGGCCGCCGGCTTACCTTACGAGTCCGGCCCAAGCAGCCGTATTTTTCAGGTTTTTATCACGATCCGGCGCCGATTCATGTCCAGAAATTCAAAAAAAACATGAATGGCGCCTTCCGGCAGGAGTTGACAGATTTTTTCCGGCCATTCAATCGCCGCGACGCCATCCCCTTTTATAAATTCTTCCAAGCCGATCTCTTCCGCCTCTGAGGCGGAATTCAGGCGGTAAAGATCAACATGATAGAGCGGATAACGCCCGCGGTATTCATTGATGATGGTAAAAGTGGGGCTGTTGACAATGGTTTGCACTCCCAGCGCTTCGGCCAAACCCTGCACAAAACAGGTCTTGCCGCTCCCCAGATCGCCATGCAAAGCCAGGACGGCTCCGGGAGAGAGCTCGCCGGCCAGGCGGCGGGCAGACGCCCTGGTTTCTTCCGGTGAATTTGTCAGAATATCCAGAATTGTTTTCAAAACCGTATCACGCCGGACATTTTTTGTGTCCGCCCGGAGCGCGGGCGTGGCAGAAGGACCGTTATCCGCGCAATCCGCGCTTTCCGCTCCGCGTTGTTTGGCCCGGATTTTCCGGCGCCCTTTGTCCAACAAAATGTTCAAAGCCGTTTTCCTGAAGTTGAATTCTTTTGCCGGCCGCATCAAGCCCTTCCAAGAGCCCCGCGCGGCGCGTTGTGCGGCCGATCTGGACACAGGCCAGCCGGAATTTACGGCGCCAGGCCCTGCGAAAAGCATCTTTCTTTTTCTCCGGCACGGTGAACAACAATTCATAATCCTCGCCGTCGGTCAGGGCCCGCCCGAGGGCGCGTCTCCGGCCGGCCAGCCGGCGGCGGGCCGCTGGCGATATGGGAATGGCTTCAAGCTTGAGCAGAACGCCGATGCCGCTTGCCCGCATGATATGCCCAAGATCGCGCAGCAATCCATCGCTGATATCAATCATGGCGGTGGCCCATTTACCGGCGGCCAGCCACCGGCCCTCGCGCAAACGCGGCTGAAAAGCGAGGTGTTTGCCGGCAAAACTGCCGCCGAGCGCGCCGGTAACAAACAACGCTTCGCCCGCTTTGGCGCCGGACCTGAGAATTGCCCTTTTTTTCGCCGCACGGCCCGCGGCGAAAACATGCAATTGCAGATCGCTTCCGGATGAAACGTCTCCGCCGACTATTGAAACTTTGAATTGTCGCGCCATTTTTCTCAAGCCGGCGTATATTCTTTCAATCCGTTTTATGGAAACTGTCGCCGGCGCGGTCAGGTCAACCAGGACCCAAAGGGGCTCGCCGCCCATCGCGGCGATATCGCTCAGGGCTCTCCCCAACGCCTTGCGGCCAACCAGCATTCCTGCGGTTTGGGGGGTAAAGTGCGCGCCTTCAACGGAGGCGTCCGATGTGAGCAGATAGTCGTACCGGCCGGACGCCGCGCCTTTTACCACGGCGCAGTCGTCTCCGGGACCGACGAGCACGCCGCCGCGCAAAGGCAGCGCCCGGGTCAGCCGCCGGATCAGGGCCAGTTCGCCGGTCGCGGAAATGGTTTCGTGTTTTTTCATCGGACAAACCGGAAGGTTTTTATTCGGCTTGTTATTTTGTCATTTAACGTTTTGGCGCACAATCAAAAAATGAAGAACCCGCAATCGGCGCACGCAGGACATTTCCGTTTCCGCTTTACGAAACGCGTCTTTGTTTTATAATGTCCGGCGGCTTGAAAATGGATTCAGGCGGGGTAATGAAAAAGTTGACCCGCGGGGCGGCCGCTTGCATTTAAAGTTGCCTGCCCGCATGATTTGCATTATAAATAAACGTCGCTGTTGAATTTAATTCGGGTTGCGGGCAAAACCCCGCCTTGCAAAGGAGGATTACAACGAGCAATGCCGACTTATGAATATGAATGCGCAAAATGCAAGCACGTCTTTGAAAAATTTCAGAATATAACAGAGAAACCTCTCCGGCAGTGTCCGCAGTGCAAAGGCCGGGTGCGGCGGCTCATCGGACGGGGCGCGGGCATTATTTTCAAAGGAAGCGGTTTTTATCAGACCGATTACCGCAGCGATCATTACCGGCAACGGGCGGCCGCAGACAAGACAAGCAGCGCCGCGCCGGCCGCCGGCGCGGAGGCCAAAAAAGGCGCCGCCCGAAAGGAAAAAAGCGCGGGTCATGAAAAACACGCAAAGTAAACGATGATAAAATGCGCACAATGCGGTGTTGACAATCCCATCGGGAGTCTTTACTGCGTTCAATGCAAGGCGCGACTTAATCTGGCGCAGATTACCGCGGAATCTTTTTTGAAAACCGGCAAAGGCCGCGTTTGCCGCCGGTTAACATTGCAACTGGCTTTTCTGGCGGCCATAGCCTGCGGCGCCCTGGCGCTGTGGCCGGCCCGGGTCGGATTTCTTGACATCACCGGGGACGCATTCGCGCAAGTCCGGCATAAGCTGGCGCCCCTGCAATCCGGCGCCGCCGCCGGTCCGGTTGAATTTTCCGAAAACGAGGCCAGCCTCCTTTTAAACTATCTTATCCTGCAAAACCGGCCCCCGCCTTTCAATGCCGGGCGTTTTGCCGTTACCGCCGGCCGGGTGGTTATCAATCCGGAAACAATAACCGTTTACCTGAGGGGCCGTCTCAAACCGTGGAGGTCTGCCCCTGATTTCATCGCGCCTTTCCCGTTTACATGCCGGATAACCGGCCGGCCGGAACGAAAGAACGGCGGCCTTTGTTTTACCGTGCAGCGCGGCGCGGTCGGCCATCTGCCCTTGCCGGCGCTGGGACGCCTGCTCGGGAAAAGGTGTTTAAAACAATTCTTTTCCCCGTTTAAAAACGCGCGTTCTTTTCTTGAAAGCCTTGAAATAACCGCGATGAAAAAAGAAAGCATTGCCGTTTTCCGTGAATGAGCCGGCGGACGGAATTCTGATAGAACGATTTTCACGAAGAAAGAAAGGGAAATTAACTTGAAACAGGCATACAAAACAACGGTGGGAACAATTGATGCCGATGCGCTCGCTTTTACCGTCGGCAAAGACCCCGCGCTTGACCGGCGGCTGGTGGCCGCCGATTGCATCGGCTCGGCCGCGCATGTTACCATGCTGGCCGCCCTGCCGGCCAGGCCGCGCGTGATGACGCTCGCGGAAAGCAAACGCGTGATAAAAGAACTGGCCGGCATAATCCGCCGGGCGCAAAAACGCGCTTTTCGGATTTCGTTTAACGACCAGGATGTGCATCTCGCCGTTGAGCGCGTCCTGACGGAACGGCTCGGCGAGACCGGCAAAAGAATCCACACCGCCCGCAGCCGCAACGACCAGGTTGCCGTGGACCTGCGCCTTTACGGCAAGGAACGGATGCTGGCGCTGGCGGAAAACGTTTGCCGGCTCGGCGCGGCGCTTATGCGGCTGGCTGCCCGCCACAAGATGACGCCCATGGTCGGCCGCACCCACATGCAACCCGGCATGCCGAGCAGCGTTGGATTATGGGCTTCGGCGTACGCGGAAGGACTGTTGGATGATATTGCATTGCTGAAAAACGCCTACGCCTTGAACGACCGTTGTCCGCTCGGCTCCGCCGCCGGTTACGGCGTTCCGCTCCCCATTGACCGCCGGCTGACGGCCGCTCTTTTGGGATTCAGCCGGCCGATCCACAATGTGCTCCACGCCGGCAACAGCCGGGGGAAAAACGAAAGCATTATTCTTGCCGCCGCCAGCCAGCTGATGGCAACGCTCTCGCGTCTGGCCCAGGATTTGATTATCTTTTCCATGCCTGAATTCAATTATTTTGCTTTGCCCGAAAGCATGTGCACCGGCAGCAGCATCATGCCCCAGAAAAAAAACCCCGATATCCTTGAGTTAATCCGCGCCAAAGCCGCGCGGGTTTTTGCCCATGCGTTCAGCGCGCTGGAAATCACCCGGGCCATGCCCTCGGGGTACAACCGCGATTTGCAGGAGATCAAGGAGCCTTTCATTGACGGACTGGACCTGACCGAGGCAAGCCTGCGCGCCATGTCTTCCCTGGTTGAAAACATCCGCGTCAACCGCCCCGCCCTGCTGGCCGCTTTCAAGCCCGATGTTTTTGCCGCGGATCATGCGCTTTTCCTGGCCGGCCAGGGCCTGCCATTCCGCGACGCCTACCGCCATGTAAAGGAACATCTGAAAGAACTGAAAAACATTGATCCCATGACGGCCTTCCGGCGGCCGCCTTGTCCCGGAACAATCACGGACCTGGGACTGAAAACGCTCCAGGCCCGCCTGACAAACGAGCGTAAATTTTTCAGCAACGAAAAAAAACGTTATTACCGGCGCATTTCCCGCTTGCTGGGAATGAAATATCCGGTCCATGAAAGGCAGAATGCGGAATAAAGACGGCGGGCCGGAAAACCAGGATAACGCCCGCCGCTCATCTTTCGTTCCGCCTCTGAATGTTTTATAACCGCAGCCATAGACATAAACGATCTGACCGTTGAATTCCGGTCGGGCCGTAAAATCGTCCCGGCCCTCAGGCAACTGAACCTGAAGGTGGCGCCGGGCGAAGTGTACGGATTTATCGGACCGAACGG
It encodes the following:
- the recA gene encoding recombinase RecA, which codes for MAEKKTKTEDTGAVKKTSAILDGVLAQIQKEFGEGAIMRLGDASTKVAVQCISTGSFSLDLALGVGGLPRGRVVEIFGPESSGKTTLTLHVIANAQKNGGVAAFIDAEHAMDPLYAKKIGVNIDDLLVSQPSSGEEALTIAETLIRSNAMDVVVIDSVAALTPRAEIEGEMGDPQMGLQARLMSQAMRKLTAVISSSKTCCVFTNQLREKIGVMFGNPETTPGGKALKFYASVRLDIRKIGLIKDAVGKIIGNHTKVKVVKNKVAPPFMEAEFDILYAEGISWAGSVVDAAIQHNVLDKRGSWLSLEGEHLGQGRDAAVELVKTNPDLEKKLVSLVQAKIKAMPL
- a CDS encoding DNA methyltransferase, producing MSRTAYVASAGEKKSDYSILTKKNITRAFNQYITHWFYPYKGKYHPQLVRAMANIIGLEKDDTLLDPFSGSGTTAVEGALLNLKTICYDISPLCVLIGKVKANSIHHLEELEEQYGGFALASEPPDELLTREEDIQKIYKNPCKSFELLSRMIAKSDEKRRGENYFEKIAQNRNKMLQSIRLMKEGCDEIGLTPTPAEVSIADARKLPLPDSSVNGIITSPPYSIALNYVENDSHSLEALGYDLNRIKEDFIGVRGSGMKRFEIYEEDMRNAYSEMARVLKPASKACIVLGNVTSNGAEVRTVDNCIKTMGKLGMRLIINVDKLIYGLYNVMQREWILVFQKE
- a CDS encoding L,D-transpeptidase family protein, with translation MALDPNFKDNLTLMGSQDRPRYLMPLLALLAVAIIAVVVYYAVVPFRPSARTTATIQPAQPNAGDQAAAGILGAVKTMLASNNFALARETCYELLQNAAGPETIGEAEEMLGRINIGLLLSPAPMPEKTEYVVQSGDTLERLAKKNGTTVQLIQKCNSLRGKMIHPGDRLRIFHARLAIVVSKTKNNLLLTANDRFLKRYPVGTGKFGTTPAGTFVISDKIAEPPWWRPDGRMIPFGDKENVLGTRWMSLIPTGETPKVRGYGIHGTWEPDTIGKQLSDGCIRMINTDVEELFLIVPAGTPVTIAE
- a CDS encoding corrinoid protein, with amino-acid sequence MAILEQISENLIKGKAKEVKELVEKAIKENVNPADILNKGLLAGMGNIGERFKKNEVYVPEVLIAARAMKAGMETLKPLLIQAGVKPIGTVVMGTVKGDLHDIGKNLVCMMLEGAGFKVVDAGINVEPDKMVQLARENDANVIGASALLTTTMTNMKTVVESVKAGGLAGKVKVIVGGAPVTQAFADEIGADGYAPDAASAADIAKKLIGG
- a CDS encoding AraC family transcriptional regulator, giving the protein MTMLPWEIARRVSARYFKAFKLRPLFINVNGEIISEARKKRITADRLPVSPQTNAFSLQEAIRWGEPFVFYPVRGVVNWVAALVDQRHVRGGLLGGEVLTAGVNRKEISSHLIAQGLAPALAENITARLKVWPAARIKQAAIFLQETFYRTSGWKPVLLEENRLKALQQRHISEAMDEYKKNGQTGYSVDKERMLLALIRAGDQNGARKVLNEMLGAMYLLSTKLAVLRARAIELMGYLTRAAVEDSPTLEPLIERNHRWMRKLIVAPDFETLSHVLMQALDDFMHGIYARGFNCYHPHVGRILDYVALHYSEDLSLKQVAAGAGISVSRAAHLVKQHTGKTIWQHLMRMRIARARQMLENTNEQCDQIALSVGFCDQSYFTKHFRRLTGTTPVHYRRSLSGVTPEKNQRISVAQAPPAGR
- the tsaE gene encoding tRNA (adenosine(37)-N6)-threonylcarbamoyltransferase complex ATPase subunit type 1 TsaE, which encodes MKTILDILTNSPEETRASARRLAGELSPGAVLALHGDLGSGKTCFVQGLAEALGVQTIVNSPTFTIINEYRGRYPLYHVDLYRLNSASEAEEIGLEEFIKGDGVAAIEWPEKICQLLPEGAIHVFFEFLDMNRRRIVIKT
- a CDS encoding thiamine-phosphate kinase; translated protein: MKKHETISATGELALIRRLTRALPLRGGVLVGPGDDCAVVKGAASGRYDYLLTSDASVEGAHFTPQTAGMLVGRKALGRALSDIAAMGGEPLWVLVDLTAPATVSIKRIERIYAGLRKMARQFKVSIVGGDVSSGSDLQLHVFAAGRAAKKRAILRSGAKAGEALFVTGALGGSFAGKHLAFQPRLREGRWLAAGKWATAMIDISDGLLRDLGHIMRASGIGVLLKLEAIPISPAARRRLAGRRRALGRALTDGEDYELLFTVPEKKKDAFRRAWRRKFRLACVQIGRTTRRAGLLEGLDAAGKRIQLQENGFEHFVGQRAPENPGQTTRSGKRGLRG
- a CDS encoding zinc ribbon domain-containing protein, whose protein sequence is MPTYEYECAKCKHVFEKFQNITEKPLRQCPQCKGRVRRLIGRGAGIIFKGSGFYQTDYRSDHYRQRAAADKTSSAAPAAGAEAKKGAARKEKSAGHEKHAK
- the argH gene encoding argininosuccinate lyase, encoding MKQAYKTTVGTIDADALAFTVGKDPALDRRLVAADCIGSAAHVTMLAALPARPRVMTLAESKRVIKELAGIIRRAQKRAFRISFNDQDVHLAVERVLTERLGETGKRIHTARSRNDQVAVDLRLYGKERMLALAENVCRLGAALMRLAARHKMTPMVGRTHMQPGMPSSVGLWASAYAEGLLDDIALLKNAYALNDRCPLGSAAGYGVPLPIDRRLTAALLGFSRPIHNVLHAGNSRGKNESIILAAASQLMATLSRLAQDLIIFSMPEFNYFALPESMCTGSSIMPQKKNPDILELIRAKAARVFAHAFSALEITRAMPSGYNRDLQEIKEPFIDGLDLTEASLRAMSSLVENIRVNRPALLAAFKPDVFAADHALFLAGQGLPFRDAYRHVKEHLKELKNIDPMTAFRRPPCPGTITDLGLKTLQARLTNERKFFSNEKKRYYRRISRLLGMKYPVHERQNAE